The Argentina anserina chromosome 3, drPotAnse1.1, whole genome shotgun sequence genome includes a region encoding these proteins:
- the LOC126788721 gene encoding vegetative cell wall protein gp1-like gives MVMRRILFLVSLLILSLSCFNVVHSANAPATSPRPANNPPPPHSPAASPAVTPAASPPPSPPSPPAHSPPAASPETSPPTSSSPPASSPAVSPATPPPASPVSPAASPSANGPAPVQAPASSPPTVASPVATPVSTPESSPPVAESPEVAATPSESGIPSSATPSESPAMFPSSSSPPSLTPAGLSPVEGPASDDTSGSDSKYGVGFILSGMSIWVALAL, from the coding sequence ATGGTGATGCGTAGAATATTGTTTCTAGTTTCTCTGTTGATTCTCTCTTTGTCATGTTTCAATGTGGTTCACTCAGCCAATGCGCCTGCTACTTCTCCCAGACCCGCAAACAACCCGCCTCCGCCGCATTCTCCCGCGGCTTCTCCGGCGGTTACTCCCGCGGCTTCTCCTCCGCCATCCCCTCCAAGCCCTCCGGCTCACTCTCCGCCTGCCGCTTCTCCCGAAACCTCTCCGCCGACTTCATCGAGTCCTCCGGCATCCTCGCCGGCCGTCTCACCGGCAACTCCTCCTCCGGCGTCACCCGTTTCTCCAGCAGCTAGCCCGTCGGCAAATGGGCCGGCACCGGTTCAAGCACCGGCCTCCTCTCCGCCGACTGTGGCCTCTCCCGTTGCGACTCCTGTGAGTACTCCAGAGTCAAGTCCGCCGGTTGCAGAGAGTCCCGAGGTTGCGGCAACGCCTTCGGAGTCTGGCATTCCTTCTTCTGCAACTCCGTCGGAGTCTCCGGCGATGTTCCCGTCGAGCAGCAGCCCACCAAGTCTGACGCCGGCGGGTCTGTCGCCTGTGGAGGGTCCAGCTAGTGATGATACGTCGGGTTCGGATTCCAAGTACGGAGTTGGGTTCATTTTGAGTGGGATGTCTATCTGGGTGGCTTTGGCCCTCTAA
- the LOC126787849 gene encoding extensin-2: MATLWPSLLLYALAMCLIAISVAASDDKSYVYASPPPPYIYKSPPPPPSPSPPPSYIYKSPPPPKSSPPPPYVYKSPPPPKSSPPPPYVYKSPPPPKSSPPPPYVYKSPPPPKSSPPPPYVYKSPLPPKSSPPPPYVYKSPPPPKSSPLPPYVYKSPPPPKLSPPPPYVYKSPPPPKSSPPPPYVYKSPPPPKSSPPPPYVYKSAPPPKSSPPPPYVYKSPPPPKSSPPPPYVYKSPPPPKSSPPPPYVYKSPPPPKSSHPPPYVYKSPPPLKSSPLPPYVYKSPSPPRYVYKSPPPPKLSPPTPYVYKSPPLPKSSPPPPYVYKSPPPPKSSPPPPYVYKSPPPPKASPSPLYVYKSPPPPPPSPSPPLPYIYKSPPPPKSSPPPPYVYKSPPPPSLSPPPPYVYKSPPPPKSSPPRPYVYKSPPAPKSSPPPPYVYKSPPPPKSSPPPPYVYKSPPPPKSSPTPPYVYKSPPPPPYVYKSPPPPKSSPPLPYVYKSPPPLKSSPPPPYVYKSPPPPKSSPPPPYVYMSPPPPKSSPPPPYVYKSPPPPSPSPPPSYIYKSPPPPPYVYKSPPPPSPSPPPPYVYKSPPPRSPSPPPPYIYKSPPPPSPSPPPPYVYKSPPPPSPSPPPPYIYKSPPPPSPSPPPPYVYKSPPPPSPSPPPPYIYKSPPPPSPSPPPPYVYKSPPPPSPSPPPPYIYKSPPPPSPCPPPPYVYSSPPPPSHY; this comes from the coding sequence ATGGCCACTCTATGGCCAAGCCTGCTGCTATATGCATTGGCTATGTGCTTGATAGCCATCAGTGTAGCTGCTAGTGATGATAAATCTTATGTTTATGCATCCCCACCTCCCCCATACATTTAcaaatcaccaccaccaccaccatcaccatcaccTCCTCCATCCTACATTTACAAGTCACCACCGCCTCCAAAGTCCTCACCTCCTCCCCCTTATGTCTATAAATCACCACCACCTCCGAAGTCATCACCTCCGCCTCCCTATGTCTACaagtcaccaccaccaccgaaGTCGTCACCTCCACCTCCTTATGTTTATAAGTCCCCACCACCACCGAAATCGTCACCTCCTCCTCCCTATGTCTACAAGTCGCCACTACCTCCAAAGTcatcacctcctcctccttatgTCTACAAGTCGCCACCTCCACCGAAATCTTCACCTCTTCCTCCTTATGTCTACAAATCACCACCACCTCCGAAGTTGTCACCTCCACCTCCTTATGTCTATAAGtccccaccaccaccaaaatCGTCACCTCCTCCTCCCTATGTTTACAAGTCGCCACCACCTCCAAAGTCGTCACCTCCTCCTCCCTATGTTTACAAGTCCGCACCACCACCGAAATCATCACCTCCTCCTCCCTATGTTTACAAGTCCCCACCACCACCGAAATCGTCACCTCCTCCTCCCTATGTTTACAAGTCGCCACCACCTCCAAAGTcgtcacctcctcctccttatgTCTATAAGTCACCACCTCCACCGAAATCTTCACATCCTCCTCCTTATGTCTACAAATCACCACCACCTCTGAAGTCATCACCTCTTCCTCCTTATGTCTACAAGTCACCATCTCCTCCTCGTTATGTCTACAAATCACCACCTCCTCCAAAGTTGTCACCACCCACTCCTTATGTCTATAAGTCGCCACCACTGCCAAAATCCTCACCTCCCCCTCCTTATGTCTATAAgtcgccaccaccaccaaaatcctcacctcctcctccCTATGTCTACAAGTCGCCACCACCTCCAAAGGCGTCACCTTCTCCTCTTTATGTCTACaagtcaccaccaccaccaccaccatcaccatcaccTCCTCTACCCTACATTTACAAgtcacctcctcctccaaagTCATCACCTCCACCACCATATGTTTACAagtctccaccaccaccatccctatcacctcctcctccttatgTCTACAAGTCACCACCTCCACCAAAATCCTCACCTCCTCGTCCTTATGTCTACAAGTCACCACCAGCTCCGAAGTCAtcgcctcctcctccttatGTCTATAAGTCACCACCTCCACCAAAATCCTCACCCCCTCCTCCTTATGTCTACAAGTCACCACCACCTCCAAAGTCGTCACCTACTCCTCCTTATGTGTACAAatcaccacctcctcctccttatgTTTACAAGTCGCCACCACCTCCAAAGTCGTCACCTCCTCTTCCTTATGTCTATAAATCACCACCTCCACTTAAAtcctcacctcctcctccttatgTCTACAAGTCGCCGCCACCTCCAAAGTCATCACCTCCTCCTCCCTATGTCTACATGTCACCACCTCCACCGAAAtcctcacctcctcctccttacGTCTAcaaatcaccaccaccaccatcaccatcGCCTCCTCCATCCTACATTTACAAGTcaccacctccaccaccaTACGTTTACAAGTCTCCACCTCCACCATCTCcgtcacctcctcctccttatgTCTATAAGTCACCACCGCCACGATCACCATCCCCCCCACCACCATACATTTACAAGTCACCACCTCCTCCATCCCCATCACCTCCTCCACCTTATGTGTACAAGTCACCCCCACCACCTTCTCCATCTCCACCACCTCCGTACATTTATAAATCACCACCGCCACCATCTCCATCACCTCCACCACCCTATGTATACAAgtcgccaccaccaccatcgccgtcacctcctcctccttacATTTACaagtctcctcctcctccatctccttcaCCACCCCCGCCCTATGTTTACaagtcaccaccaccaccgtcTCCATCACCTCCACCTCCTTATATCTATAAGTCACCACCTCCTCCATCCCCATGTCCCCCTCCTCCTTATGTCTACagttcaccaccaccaccgtcGCATTACTAA
- the LOC126788794 gene encoding uncharacterized protein LOC126788794 isoform X2 gives MWSSLSTPLSSSPITQFYPRQQIHTTGIAHHLKKNSAATSSNSLLYGGSQHYTLHCFSRPNLSLKCSLSEGAAAGNNFPSDDYELLENNKGFWGKWKANSAEMSAKLAKLGLAAVLAYGLFDAVTYTSFFVFAFLGYEKSTGQNPAANIKALIGIVLLMWTGNNVTRPFRVAGAAALAPLIDKGLKRIQKQFKFPSLVYAFALVVSVVAAICLTVFGLLILSRWGK, from the exons ATGTGGTCGTCACTCTCAACGCCATTGTCTTCTTCACCAATAACCCAATTCTACCCAAGGCAACAAATCCACACTACGGGCATTGCCCACCACTTAAAGAAGAACTCAGCAGCAACCTCCTCAAATTCTTTGCTTTATGGAGGAAGCCAACATTACACCCTGCACTGCTTTTCAAGGCCCAATCTTTCACTGAAGTGTTCCCTCAGTGAAGGAGCAGCAGCAGGCAATAACTTTCCTTCCGACGATTATGAACTATTGGAG AATAACAAGGGCTTCTGGGGAAAATGGAAG GCCAATTCGGCTGAAATGAGTgcaaaacttgcaaaacttggCTTGGCAGCTGTGCTTGCTTATGGGCTGTTTGATGCAGTTACGTACACCTCCTTTTTTGTGTTTGCATTTCTGGGGTATGAGAAAAGTACTGGGCAGAATCCAGCAGCCAATATCAAGGCACTTATAGGG ATTGTTCTCTTGATGTGGACGGGAAATAATGTCACGAGGCCATTCCGAGTGGCTGGGGCAGCTGCACTGGCACCTCTGATAGATAAAGGACTAAAAAGGATCCAAAAACAATTTAAATTTCCTAGTCTGGTTTATGCATTTGCGCTTGTGGTCTCTGTAGTGGCTGCAATATGTTTGACAGTTTTTGGCTTGCTTATCCTCTCAAGATGGGGAAAATGA
- the LOC126788794 gene encoding uncharacterized protein LOC126788794 isoform X1 — protein MWSSLSTPLSSSPITQFYPRQQIHTTGIAHHLKKNSAATSSNSLLYGGSQHYTLHCFSRPNLSLKCSLSEGAAAGNNFPSDDYELLEEQNNKGFWGKWKANSAEMSAKLAKLGLAAVLAYGLFDAVTYTSFFVFAFLGYEKSTGQNPAANIKALIGIVLLMWTGNNVTRPFRVAGAAALAPLIDKGLKRIQKQFKFPSLVYAFALVVSVVAAICLTVFGLLILSRWGK, from the exons ATGTGGTCGTCACTCTCAACGCCATTGTCTTCTTCACCAATAACCCAATTCTACCCAAGGCAACAAATCCACACTACGGGCATTGCCCACCACTTAAAGAAGAACTCAGCAGCAACCTCCTCAAATTCTTTGCTTTATGGAGGAAGCCAACATTACACCCTGCACTGCTTTTCAAGGCCCAATCTTTCACTGAAGTGTTCCCTCAGTGAAGGAGCAGCAGCAGGCAATAACTTTCCTTCCGACGATTATGAACTATTGGAG GAGCAGAATAACAAGGGCTTCTGGGGAAAATGGAAG GCCAATTCGGCTGAAATGAGTgcaaaacttgcaaaacttggCTTGGCAGCTGTGCTTGCTTATGGGCTGTTTGATGCAGTTACGTACACCTCCTTTTTTGTGTTTGCATTTCTGGGGTATGAGAAAAGTACTGGGCAGAATCCAGCAGCCAATATCAAGGCACTTATAGGG ATTGTTCTCTTGATGTGGACGGGAAATAATGTCACGAGGCCATTCCGAGTGGCTGGGGCAGCTGCACTGGCACCTCTGATAGATAAAGGACTAAAAAGGATCCAAAAACAATTTAAATTTCCTAGTCTGGTTTATGCATTTGCGCTTGTGGTCTCTGTAGTGGCTGCAATATGTTTGACAGTTTTTGGCTTGCTTATCCTCTCAAGATGGGGAAAATGA